The window ACTCGCCCCAGTCAACCTGAATATTCTCAACTACCGCGCCCGGTGGACCAACCTTCAACCGCTCAATCAGTTTCTCCAGTTGTTCCCGTTCCCCTTCGGCAAAAACCTCCACCCTGCCATCGGGCAGATTCCGCACCCGGCCTGTGAGCCCGAGCGCCCTTGCCTCCTTTACGGTAAACATCCGGAAAAAAACCCCTTGCACTCTGCCCGACAAAAATGCAAAGATACACGCTTTACTCCCTTTTTCACTCATAACTCAAGATAAGCCGAGAAAACTCATCTGTCAAGAACAATCGCCTCCCGGTCGCCTTTTTCCCCATCAAGCCCGGTGGCAAAACTTGACAGCGTTATCAGGACAGGGCACTATAACACAAACAAAAAAGGAGGTAGTGTGAAAAGGTTATTTCTTACCTTCATCCTCATCCCGGCACTACTCTTT is drawn from candidate division WOR-3 bacterium and contains these coding sequences:
- a CDS encoding acylphosphatase: MSEKGSKACIFAFLSGRVQGVFFRMFTVKEARALGLTGRVRNLPDGRVEVFAEGEREQLEKLIERLKVGPPGAVVENIQVDWGEYQHEFDDFQIDYR